The genomic segment CTGTCTTTCATCTTGCTGAAAATATCCTCGGGGGTCCGGGGGCAGACAGCCCCCGGCGGTTGCCTCAGAGCGCTGCCGCAGCTTCGGGGGCACAGCCGCCGCGCGCGCGCGTCCCACACAGCGGCACCGGCGCGGCCGAAGGCAGGCGCAGGATATGTTCGAGCGCGCCATTGTCCTCGACGAGATCGGCGAGCGTGCGGCGGTCCATCGAGGCATAGAAGGCCTCGAGCGCCTCAAGCAGCGCGGTGCGGAACATGCAGGCCTCGTGCAGGGGGCAGGTGTTCGTTTCGAGATCGAAACATTCCGCGAAGGGCAGCGTGGCCTCGAAGGTGCGCAAGACCTCGCCGACGCCGATCTCGGCCATCGGGCGGGCGAGCCGCAGACCGCCGGCGCGGCCGCGCTGGGTCTCGATGAAGCCGCGCTGCGCGAGCGTGTTGACCACCTGTGCGAGGTGGTTTTCGGAGGCATTGCAGGCTTCGGCGATCTCGTGCTTGCGCACGATCCGCTCGGGGTTCACGGCGCAAAACATCAGCGTGCGCATCGCCAGATTGGTGCGTGTGGTCAGTCGCATGGGGCCATCCTCGGTTCGCCCCTGCATAGCCGATCCCCGGGTGAGACGATTTGACTTAGATCAGGTATCGCAGATGCACAATTTTCTGCGCGCTTTTCCGCTCGCTTGCGGCTAGATACATTCCAGATGTCGCATATGACCCGCAAGGATCCGATCATGACCCAGACGACCCTGACCCCGCTCAGACCCGCCGGCGCCCCGGCCGGGCGGCTCGCGCATTTCCCGATCACCTTTTTCGCCACCACCATGGGCCTTGGCGGGCTGACGCTGGCGCTGCGGGCCGGGGCAGGGCCGCTGGGCCTCGGGGTGGGGCCGTCGGCGGCGGCGTTCATGGTCACGGCGGTGGTTTTCGGGCTGATCGTGGCGGGCTACGGGCTCAAGGTGATGGTGCATTGGCCGATGGTGGCGGCGGAATGGGCCCATCCGGTGCGGCTGGCGTTCTTCCCGACGGTTTCGGTCTCGCTGCTGCTGCTCGCCACCGCCGCGCTTGGCCTCGCGCCCGCGGCCGCGCCCGTGCTCTGGGCGATCGGCACCGCGCTGCAAGGCGTGCTCACCCTCGCGATCGTCTCGAACTGGATCGGCACCCGCGCCTTCGAGCATGGCCACCTCAACCCGGCCTGGTTCATCCCCGCGGTCGGCAATGTCATCGTGCCGGTCGCCGGTGCGCAGCTTGGCCACCCGGAGATCGCCTGGCTCTTCTTCTCGGCGGGGCTGATGTTCTGGGTGATCTTGCTCACGCTGGTCTTCAACCGGCTGGTGTTTCATGACCCGCTGCCGGGGCGGTTGCAGCCGACGCTGGTGATCATGGTGGCGCCGCCCGCGGTGGCCTTCATCGCCTGGATCCGGCTCACCCACACCGCCGGCGCGCCGGTCGATGCGTTTGGCCATGTGCTCCTGTCGCTCGGCTATGTCTTTGCCGCCCTTGTCGCGGTGCAGATCCCGCGGATCTTGCGGCTGCCCTTTGCGATGTCGTTCTGGGCGCTGAGCTTCCCGGTCGCGGCGCTGACCATCGCCACATTCCTCTATGCCGAGCTCTCGGGCTCCGCCTTCCATGCCCGGCTCGGCACCGCGTTTCTGGTGATGCTGAGCGTGCTGATCGCGGGGCTCGTCGGGCGCACCCTGATCGGCGTCGCGCGCGGCGAGATCTGCCAGCCCGAATGAACGAAAACGCGGGCCCTGGGGGCCCGCGTTTGTCTTTCCTCTCAACCGCTTACATCGGCTCAGGCTTGGGCGTATCGGCCCCCCGCACCGGCAGGATCGGATGCACCACCTCCGGCTGCTCGCCCGTCAGCGTGCCGAGGAAGGCCACGATATCGTCGATCTGCCCGGGCTCGAGCGCCGCGCCGAGCTGCGAATTGGCCATCACCGCCACCGCCTCGCGCAGATCCCAGACCTTGCCGGAATGGAAATAGGGCGCGG from the Rhodobacter xanthinilyticus genome contains:
- a CDS encoding SLAC1 anion channel family protein: MTQTTLTPLRPAGAPAGRLAHFPITFFATTMGLGGLTLALRAGAGPLGLGVGPSAAAFMVTAVVFGLIVAGYGLKVMVHWPMVAAEWAHPVRLAFFPTVSVSLLLLATAALGLAPAAAPVLWAIGTALQGVLTLAIVSNWIGTRAFEHGHLNPAWFIPAVGNVIVPVAGAQLGHPEIAWLFFSAGLMFWVILLTLVFNRLVFHDPLPGRLQPTLVIMVAPPAVAFIAWIRLTHTAGAPVDAFGHVLLSLGYVFAALVAVQIPRILRLPFAMSFWALSFPVAALTIATFLYAELSGSAFHARLGTAFLVMLSVLIAGLVGRTLIGVARGEICQPE
- a CDS encoding RrF2 family transcriptional regulator, with the protein product MRLTTRTNLAMRTLMFCAVNPERIVRKHEIAEACNASENHLAQVVNTLAQRGFIETQRGRAGGLRLARPMAEIGVGEVLRTFEATLPFAECFDLETNTCPLHEACMFRTALLEALEAFYASMDRRTLADLVEDNGALEHILRLPSAAPVPLCGTRARGGCAPEAAAAL